GATAGGATTTTTCGTCGGGCAGGGTTTGGTTGCCCTCGCCGAGAGCGCGCTGCATGAAAACGGTGTCGAGCCAGGTTCCGTGCTTGAAGCCGGAGCCGTTGATACCTCCGGCATGGGAAAAGCCTAGGCTGCGATGGACGCCGATTGATGCGGGATTAGCACCGCCGATTACCGCGATCATCTGCCGGAAACCCAGTGCCGTGCATTGCGCCACCAGATCAGCCAACAGCGCCTTGCCGATCCCTTTGCCTTGGGCTGCCTCTGCCAGATAAATCGAATCCTCCACCAGCCAGCGATAGGCGGGCCGAGTGCGAAAGGCCGAGGCATAGGCATAGCCGAGCAGACTGCCATCATCATCCTCAGCGACGATATAAGGATAGGATTGAGAGATGATCGTCTCCATCCGGTGCGCCATCTCGGCCACGTCGGGCGGCGTGATTTCATAGCTGGCCTTTCCGGTCAGAATGGCATGCCTATAAATCTCGGTGATGCGGGGGATGTCGGCTGGGGTGGCTGCGCGGATTTGCACGGACATGAGACTTTCTACGCTGAGAAACAGTGTAGATTTCGTCTTGCATAGCCAGAAGCTTACGGCAAGACGGCGCATGAAAAAGGGCGACCCGAAGGCCGCCCCTATGTGATCCTGTTGCACTGTTCCGGGTTAGCGGCGGTCGCCCATGAAGCGCAGCATGAACAGGAACAGGTTGATGAAGTCGAGGTAAAGGGTCAGCGCACCCAGGATAGCCTTGCGGCCAGCCGTATCGGCACCATCCTGCTCGAAATACATTTCCTTGATCTTCTGCGTGTCGTAGGCGGTCAGGCCTGCGAAGATCACAACACCGATAGCCGAAACAGCAAAGGCGAGCGCCGAAGACTGAAGGAAAATGTTGACCAGCGAAGCGATGATCAGACCGAACAGACCCATGATCAGGAACGAACCCATCGCGCTCAGGCTACGCTTGGTGGTGTAACCATAGAGCGACAGGGCACCGAACGAGGCAGCCGTGACGAAGAAGGTCTGTACCACGCTCTGGCCGGTATAGATCAGCAGGATGGACGACAGCGACAGGCCCACCAGACCGGCATAGACCAGAAAGGTGGTGCGGGCCGCCGATACGCTCATCGACTGGATCTTGAAGCTCAGGAAAAATACCAGGCCGATAGGCGCCAGCATGATCACCCATTTCAGCGGGCTACCGTAAATGGCAGCGCCAAGGCTGGTCAGCATGATGCCGTTGCCGAACTGTCCGACAGCCTGGGACGGGTCGGTCG
This region of Agrobacterium vitis genomic DNA includes:
- a CDS encoding GNAT family N-acetyltransferase, translated to MSVQIRAATPADIPRITEIYRHAILTGKASYEITPPDVAEMAHRMETIISQSYPYIVAEDDDGSLLGYAYASAFRTRPAYRWLVEDSIYLAEAAQGKGIGKALLADLVAQCTALGFRQMIAVIGGANPASIGVHRSLGFSHAGGINGSGFKHGTWLDTVFMQRALGEGNQTLPDEKSYPGSLFKG
- a CDS encoding Bax inhibitor-1/YccA family protein, encoding MSDFRNYQARTGVGSAEMIDQGLRSYMLKVYNLMGLGLAITGVAAYVIAMLATTTDPSQAVGQFGNGIMLTSLGAAIYGSPLKWVIMLAPIGLVFFLSFKIQSMSVSAARTTFLVYAGLVGLSLSSILLIYTGQSVVQTFFVTAASFGALSLYGYTTKRSLSAMGSFLIMGLFGLIIASLVNIFLQSSALAFAVSAIGVVIFAGLTAYDTQKIKEMYFEQDGADTAGRKAILGALTLYLDFINLFLFMLRFMGDRR